GTACAGCATTATATAGCCAAATCAGACGCCAGCTGATCATGAGGCAAGTGAACATATATACAGTGGCAAAAGCTTGAGCAGGTTACCAAAAATAGACCTTAAAACAGAAGACACGACTGCATCGGCATGGGCAAAATATACATGTGCAAACATCACCCGAGCACTCACACAAACAGAGCTGCCGCTCGCATTCACTAATATTTTGGCACCGTTGGCGTATAAAATCAACACAGAGACGGCGCACGTCTCTGTATCCTTCAGATTAAAAACTCTGTTGCAGTCTTTGCCAGCACTGTTCGTCTGACGCGGGCGTCGTACCTTACAATGATATTATATCATATATCTGGTTTCAGAGTGATAATCTCTTATGTTCCAAGCTAACAAGCTCAGCATGATAGTCAGTCCTTTGGTGAACGGTCTCCCGTATGACCAGCGTGTGTTGTGAGAAGATCTCAAGGCACCTGGAACATAAAGTTCAGAGATAGAGCAATTAGGCACAGGACAAGAACCACACGGTCACACACCAAATGGCTTTTCATGTGTTTTATCGATTGCGTCACAGCATGCAAGCATAAAAAAGTTTGGTTTGGTTATGGCCACACAATACACACTAGCATTTAATGTAAAGGAGCTTTCAGCTAACTAACAAATTCGACTCATTTTTCTTTCTAGAAAAACAAGGGACAAACAGTATGACACacaaatacaaagcaaaacTACTGTACTAAGTACACATCACCTCTAAAACGACACAAAGAAGTACAAACATCTAATCCACAAATGCAAATCTTAGTTAGCTTACTTGCTTTTACTATTGTCCGATCACTACATGCTAAACTACAATAcactaaagcagtggttctcaaactgggggccgtggccccctggggcgCCCCaaaatggatccaggggggccacagattttgtggcattttatgaaatatagaaatttatcatagattttatgcaatcaaacatcagaaaaatgacaccaccaaccaaaagaattgaggttccagcattgtataactgaatgtttttggtttaattaaaattctaagtttaagattatacgtctttatatggggggccgcaaagcgatgcacttaacacaaagggggccttagaacgaaaaagtttgagaaccactgcactaaAGACTAAAGGCTCAGTGATGGCTTGTACAGAAGTGACTCACTACGATCTGAACTACTGTATGCGGTTTTTCCCAAACACAGTCTGAcggcaaacaaaacaaatgactttCTGTAGTTTTCAATTGTGACGCCCATTTCCATGTTCATAATACACAAAGCATTCTAGGCGGCAACAAATGTGCGATTATTTGTTGCTTTGGCCTTGTAACGATTAGCTGACGATATGCTAAGCCACAGCAGGACTCTTAAAAGCCTCAGTTTTTTGCATTTCCTCTACAAATTAAGGACAGGAAGTGGTCTTGTTTTCTACTGCCAGTCGAAATCcaaatgttctttgtttttccTCACCTCCTCAGCATGCTTGTCctggaaaaataaaacaagagaaagagaaactATTGAATAATAGCTCATTTTTTAATAAGACAAGTTTTAATATAGAGGGGCTTGTCCCAAATGGCACTTGCAACCTTAATTGCGTAACGTTACTTAAAATGGCCGCTGAGTGCCTGTTAAATCAACAAGACAGAGACAGCAATTCATTTATTTCGAAACTTCGAAAATGTCGAAAAAATGAACTTTGAATATTGAACTATGAATATTGTTAATAATGAGGATAAAACGTATTCAGCAGTGGAAAGATATAATAGAAGGTAGAACAGTATTATTGTAAGCTCCAAGATAAACAAAccccttattttttattttattttaatggctTAGTTTCAGATtcctaaatgtacattttcagaaaaaaagttGTAGAGTGAATGAAGTAAAGCTTTATAAGTCACAAAAAAGCTGTTTAAATTTGACAAGCATTTGAAATCTTCACATTTtgctcaataaaaaaatattgtctgAACTTAGGCTGCAAGGGAACAGGGTGCCATTTGGGATAAGGGATTCtgtatttaaaggtacagtgcgtcATTTCTGTGCCACTCGCTGGAccaaacaggtttgttttcaaaaatgcTTTCCAAATCTTGTCTGACACAATTTGGACAAACTACTACTATAGTTCAACCCCAAATGCGAAGTATTGGTTGGGTTAATGTTGCTATGTTGAAACACTCAAACAAACAGCAATTACGTTTGCTGTCACTAATGGTACAGAATTTACACACCGTGCCTTTAAAACTAGGATTGGGTCATGATGTGAAGATTCGCCGTACCTTCTCCTGAAGACGGTCCAGCATAGCAGCAATGTGGGCCTCCCTGTTCTCCTTGTTTATCTCCATCCTTTGCTCTAGTTTCTCTTTGGCCATCTTGATGAAGTTGTTGTGTTCTTCAATGGCTTTCTGGGCCACCTCGCGTTCATGTTCTCTCTTCTCAGCCAGATGTTTGAGCAGCTCCGCTTCTTGACACTGATGGGTTTAAAGAGACAAGAGTATGAAATTAGACAAGTATATAACCAAAGTCCAAAGGgttttttaaactaaatgtGCATCTTTGCCGAAGATATCTTGCACAAAAAGCACATGTTCCTCACCTTTCTCCTCTCCTCGGCTGCATCCATTTTTTTCTGGATCTCTTCCAGCGACGGGTCCCTGCGGGGTGGGAAGGTCGGATTAAATTCCCTCAGTCCATCGAAGGATGGTGGTCTGAGGATGACCTCAAAGGCCTGGCCTGATGATCGCTTGTTTAGCTCAATGACCTCCATGTCTTTAATGATTCCCAGGTTGAGGTCCACAACATCTGGAAAGTGCAAACAGAGAACCAGAGTCACATATTATCCATAAATTCACAGAATATTTATTAATCCAAAAATCCTAATCCTCCACCAAAAATGATAATATATGAAAGTATAATATTggctgaaaaaatatatacataggAATAAAATAATCTATCTGAAATTACTCAAATTTGGCTAAAGGGTACCTTGTGTTTTCTTGGTGGGCTTTTCTCGAGGTTCGGGTAGGATGCAGGAGCAGAAGAGAGACACTAGAGGGAGCTCTTTCATCTTCTCTCTGTACGCTGCAGGAGGAGAGACAGTACTTTAGAGATGACACCATTGATGCCGTATCATGTGTTCACACATCAGTCCTCTGCTCGGTCAAACACTCACAAATTCACTCACAAACCCACTCACGACCTGCCAAACACTTACCTGCAAGAGTCATCTTTCCTTTTTTGAGTTCCCAAAGGCGTTTCAAACTCCTGAAGGAGACAGAAAAGATGATGTCATCAGAAAGCAGTCAATCGATTCTTCTCGATATGCCTTTGTCCTCACATAAAGGTCTCACTTAGTTTAGCCGTCACAGCATTTTGCCGCAAGCAAAGTGCAGAGGGATCATTACAAAATACCATGCAGACATCACACCGAATTATACGATGCCACACAATAAAGGTTAGGCTATAACATCAAACCCTGATGCAAATCTATTCAAAACGAGTAAATCAAGCCAGCAGTAATATACTTGATGGAAGTCGATCACAAGACGATCATGAAATAATCAGACTAGTTCAGGGCACAGGGTTGTCTTTCAGCCTACACGTGTCCTTTTCTGTAAGTCTCTGTGTGTTTGGCTGTGCCTCTGCGTCCCAGCGCCCCTTCATTTCCCACGCTCACGACTGCTGCACACGGATAACTTGAACACCTCCTGACATTTTCAATGCATTGGtttattcaacaaattgttcaaATGAAGGGCATAGATGAAAATGTAATCTATCAGTTCTGTACAAATGCTGCGGGtcgggtcaaatatggacattttagGTTGTTTTAAACCAATGGATTAAAACAACTGCGTGTTTTCACTATTATTTAAGGGTCACTGGATACCTGAACACCCTCTTAACCCCATGTTTTAAAAGACATTGCATATAGAAGTTAATAAGCAACTGTTTTATGCAACACAGCTATAAATGCTTTGGAACACAGCACAGCAAAATCAAAGCATTGCAATTATTATTGATTCTTTTCTCGGTTTCAGAGGCAAAATGAATATATTGAGCTGTTTTTCACTTATGATTCACCCCATGCCGTTTTCATAACCTCCCACTTCTTTGGGACTGAAATAATAGCTGTTGTTTTGAAAGCAGAGGAGTGCAGCGCTGTGAGGGGCTGTGGCCTTTAGCACCATCAACATGTAAGTACATCTCTCATCACCCACCATACTGATGAGAACACGCTCACTGCGGGACCTCCAGAACCACCACAAACATTCAAATGCACACCTtaacaaccccccccccacccccttcgtttgttagcattagcaaAGCACTTTTTCTACTTTTGCTCCTATTTCATCTTTCACTACACATTagaataacattaatgtttagCACAAAGATGCACTATTGCTTCCTTATTTACTAACTGTTTTCTGAAGGCAGTATCACGATTCCTAAAAGTTCAACAATGCAcgcatacattttgtgcatacAAACATTTGGCAATACCATTTGCCTAAAATATCACAATTCTGAATTTTGAACCATGCAAGAATTTTATTCTAAAATGCAAACTGCAACAGATCTTTGcactattaaaaacaaaacagaaatgaatCAAATCTAATTAACAGAATAAAAGAGCTTCAATTTTGAAACGTTCAACGAATTTCAATGGCAGTCTCCTTTTGTCCTGCAAAAACAAAACGGCATCAAACAGTTATGATATTCACCGTAACTCACCGGCTAAGTGCTGTGATCTGTCTGTGTCTTTACCCTGCGTTCAGTCTGACAGTCTGCTGCTGTTTGGATGCTCAGCCTGGCAGCATCAGCACCACCTCTGCTAGATAAAGCATGACATCACCTTCCagcgctgtgattggtggaGAGGGATGCAGGCTTCTCATGGGCTAGAACGGTTGGGAGTGCAGATAGGGGGTGGTTAACTCTTTGTTGAGATATGATTACAGATTTTAAAGAAAGGAGGGGGTATGGAATATGCACCTTTATGCCTAGgtaacagtttttttaaatatagtaaCAAAtatgagttaaaaaaaaaagcaaaatgacaaaatatgattttattttccTTACGTGCATGTTTTTAGCTCAACTATATTTTTACAATTACGAGCAAATGTAAAAGCCTGGATTAGGCTCTACAGTCTTGTTTCGCAAATGCGAttcttttttgggtgatttCAATTTAGATCAAGATTACGTGCAGATTGTGCGCTAAACCGGTTCTGTCTGGTTCTGGAGCCG
This genomic window from Triplophysa rosa linkage group LG10, Trosa_1v2, whole genome shotgun sequence contains:
- the stmn4l gene encoding stathmin-like 4, like isoform X1 is translated as MTLAAYREKMKELPLVSLFCSCILPEPREKPTKKTQDVVDLNLGIIKDMEVIELNKRSSGQAFEVILRPPSFDGLREFNPTFPPRRDPSLEEIQKKMDAAEERRKCQEAELLKHLAEKREHEREVAQKAIEEHNNFIKMAKEKLEQRMEINKENREAHIAAMLDRLQEKDKHAEEVRKNKEHLDFDWQ
- the stmn4l gene encoding stathmin-like 4, like isoform X2: MTLAAYREKMKELPLVSLFCSCILPEPREKPTKKTQDVVDLNLGIIKDMEVIELNKRSSGQAFEVILRPPSFDGLREFNPTFPPRRDPSLEEIQKKMDAAEERRKCQEAELLKHLAEKREHEREVAQKAIEEHNNFIKMAKEKLEQRMEINKENREAHIAAMLDRLQEKDKHAEEVP